One Anopheles marshallii chromosome 3, idAnoMarsDA_429_01, whole genome shotgun sequence genomic region harbors:
- the LOC128712084 gene encoding 3'-5' RNA helicase YTHDC2-like has product MDANDLSVLRSIVKFVRISKLLEVKVVHEINPNVVKAMQQFLASNEEFRNIWVVPMKNDDGLAIIRVQSGGNGPFSVATEQKLQKMAEIAKSYVSELFHDRVNVRRFTMPVTWNFWFIDQNVAHLKRVPPDCEYDPAVLKRRLKLPANQHLNTRSVLLSLADSKVSIVHGTADSGKRTEIVHHLLEIACMRKYSCRMLYVMEEEVEVIATAVRICEERNESIGTTVGYKLYINSQVGEMNNVVLSTIKTLMHSFLSHAFVGILNRLTHLIVDCGDRHPNEMSLLLTLVVTIQKSFAMKLVLLSSRNDEPSPFSEFFSSDTLVVRIPHGNPTVNYLPSQPHGVEYCYLDEILDTICTHEPISKMKEALPKTDNALMLMANIQCAYGHYSPNRNVTAIMDLLLERCWFDEDAELFTAVLLRFLEYNKHMVDYQHSDTRLTALMIASAKGFVDVIERLLTLGANPYIVGRKSLQAMNWCSKGSDNECWQMMHTAHRMYHDEAAKRSLLCQIYHKLYNPFLVDQKLVEQTVKHICSQYAPGNILVMLPDFADVLECYGLLRRSELGTRKTFVHFVVCNQFLTENELKENVLFSIRDRPELYVVILVTGPLLELVSSLLHIDYVVDTGLEVHRSGDYAKGICIDRSCLATAQRSRFLMWLAQRKCFMLYPKNYLRRVGESSKPTTKAAPNMARSEEVLKALVLRQHLPRAKRSNSALEFVCSTLFSTCSISIAASLETLKQIGAIEKPLSVPTSLGKLLFQLGVNVHLGKALLYSILFRCLDPMITIVAALKVGDPFIEPLDLKREEEIRYLKLTLHNRTYSDLMVLLRLYQQWTQCITSQTDQKMVQYHLKPGAMEAISNARVELMSLLRLLGIVKCGRDHNTEKLNFNASNWHMVKGCLAAGFYPQLVMAEFEKKLLTANCGTETFKPHPMSVAQVDQLPAKWVIYNRKQDHMLNVPNNAKHAHVQIIENTVISDVTLLLMCGIDRTDTLQTGNLQTRGCVDGKGPVEFIIDHKYLFQLPREIFDAVLFMRRRLGQLFKDFTLNMLKTMDQRETDELVAHIGDVLYAEDLSLMLTTTNFESRPKVRNLLPMGVFWNYTLDMIKLARK; this is encoded by the exons ATGGATGCAAACGATCTTTCGGTGTTACGATCGATCGTAAAATTTGTGCGTATCAGCAAGTTGTTGGAGGTAAAGGTTGTTCACGAGATCAATCCGAATGTGGTGAAGGCGATGCAGCAGTTCTTGGCGTCCAATGAAGAATTTCGCAACATATGGGTCGTCCCTATGAAGAATGATG ACGGACTAGCGATTATACGTGTTCAATCTGGCGGCAATGGACCGTTCTCGGTAGCAACGGAACAGAAGCTACAAAAAATGGCTGAAATTGCCAAAAGTTACGTTTCGGAACTTTTCCACGACCGCGTCAATGTGAGACGGTTCACGATGCCGGTAACTTGGAACTTTTGGTTTATCGATCAAAATGTGGCTCATCTGAAACGTGTTCCTCCGGACTGTGAGTATGATCCGGCGGTCTTGAAGCGACGTTTGAAGCTGCCAGCAAATCAACACCTGAACACCCGTAGTGTGTTGCTCAGTTTGGCCGATTCGAAGGTGTCTATCGTCCACGGTACAGCAGATAGTGGCAAACGCACGGAAATCGTCCACCATCTGCTGGAAATTGCTTGCATGCGGAAATATTCCTGCCGCATGCTTTACGTGATGGAAGAAGAGGTGGAAGTGATCGCTACCGCTGTGCGTATCTGCGAGGAACGGAACGAATCGATCGGTACTACAGTCGGTTATAAGTTGTACATAAATTCTCAAGTTGGAGAAATGAACAACGTGGTGCTCTCTACCATCAAGACCCTGATGCATTCCTTTCTGAGCCATGCGTTCGTAGGTATTCTGAACAGGTTAACGCATCTGATTGTGGACTGTGGTGACCGACATCCGAACGAGATGAGTTTACTGCTTACTCTGGTTGTAACAATTCAAAAATCCTTCGCAATGAAATTGGTGCTGCTGTCCTCGCGAAATGATGAGCCTTCACCGTTCAGTGAGTTCTTTTCGTCGGATACGCTAGTGGTGCGCATACCTCATGGCAACCCCACCGTCAACTATTTGCCAAGCCAGCCGCACGGTGTAGAGTACTGCTATTTGGACGAGATTTTAGATACCATCTGCACTCATGAACCGATTTCAAAAATGAAGGAGGCACTTCCTAAGACTGACAATGCGCTGATGCTGATGGCGAACATACAATGTGCGTACGGCCATTATAGTCCCAATCGAAATGTGACAGCAATCATGGACTTGCTGCTTGAGCGGTGCTGGTTCGATGAAGATGCGGAACTGTTCACGGCGGTACTGTTACGGTTCCTGGAGTACAACAAGCATATGGTGGACTATCAACATTCGGACACTCGCTTGACTGCTCTCATGATCGCGAGTGCAAAAG GGTTCGTCGATGTGATTGAAAGACTCTTGACTTTGGGCGCCAACCCGTACATAGTGGGAAGGAAATCCCTCCAAGCTATGAACTGGTGCTCCAAGGGCAGTGATAATGAATGTTGGCAAATGATGCATACGGCACACCGAATGTACCACGACGAGGCTGCTAAGAGGTCACTTTTGTGtcaaatttatcacaaactGTACAATCCGTTCCTCGTCGACCAGAAATTAGTGGAGCAGACTGTAAAACATATCTGCAGCCAGTATGCACCGGGAAACATACTCGTGATGTTGCCCGATTTTGCTGACGTACTCGAGTGTTACGGCTTACTCCGACGCAGTGAGCTCGGAACACGGAAGACGTTCGTGCATTTTGTGGTCTGCAATCAATTTCTTACCGAGAACGAGttgaaagaaaatgtattgttttcgATCCGTGATAGGCCGGAGTTGTACGTGGTGATTCTGGTAACGGGACCACTGTTGGAGTTGGTGTCGTCGCTGTTACACATCGATTATGTAGTGGATACCGGGCTAGAGGTACACCGTTCCGGCGATTACGCCAAGGGTATATGCATTGATCGATCATGCTTAGCTACTGCGCAAAGATCCCGCTTTCTGATGTGGCTAGCACAGCGGAAATGTTTCATGCTCTACCCAAAGAACTATTTACGGCGGGTAGGTGAAAGTTCTAAACCTACCACCAAAGCAGCGCCCAATATGGCACGATCCGAGGAAGTACTGAAGGCTCTTGTGTTACGACAACACTTACCCAGGGCGAAGCGATCTAACTCGGCGTTAGAATTCGTTTGTTCCACTTTATTCTCAACATGTTCTATAAGCATCGCCGCTTCGTTGGAGACACTCAAACAAATCGGAGCCATAGAAAAGCCGCTAAGCGTACCGACCAGCTTGGGCAAGTTGCTTTTCCAGCTGGGCGTCAACGTTCATCTGGGAAAGGCATTGCTCTAttcgattttgtttcgatGTCTTGATCCTATGATCACTATTGTGGCCGCCTTGAAGGTGGGCGATCCATTCATCGAACCGTTGGACTTGAAGAGAGAAGAGGAAATAAGGTACCTAAAACTAACGTTGCATAACCGCACCTATAGCGATTTGATGGTACTATTGCGCCTGTACCAGCAGTGGACTCAATGTATAACCAGCCAAACCGATCAAAAAATGGTCCAATATCATCTTAAACCAGGAGCCATGGAGGCAATTTCCAATGCGCGCGTGGAACTAATGTCTTTGTTACGTCTTCTCGGGATAGTAAAGTGTGGCCGTGATCATAACACCGAAAAGCTGAACTTTAACGCCAGCAATTGGCATATGGTAAAGGGTTGCTTGGCGGCTGGCTTCTATCCCCAGCTGGTCATGGCGGAGTTTGAGAAGAAGCTGCTGACGGCTAATTGTGGAACGGAGACCTTTAAACCCCATCCTATGTCGGTGGCACAAGTGGATCAGCTACCAGCGAAATGGGTAATCTACAATAGAAAGCAAGATCACATGCTAAACGTACCGAACAATGCGAAGCATGCTCACGTTCAGATCATAGAGAACACCGTCATTTCCGATGTTACGTTGCTGTTGATGTGTGGCATTGACAGAACCGATACACTGCAAACCGGTAATCTGCAAACTCGTGGATGTGTCGACGGCAAGGGACCGGTTGAGTTCATAATCGATCATAAGTACTTGTTCCAGTTGCCGCGTGAAATCTTCGATGCGGTTCTGTTCATGCGCCGCCGACTCGGACAGTTGTTTAAAGACTTTACTCTCAACATGCTGAAAACGATGGACCAAAGAGAAACCGACGAGTTGGTGGCGCACATTGGGGACGTACTGTACGCGGAGGACTTAAGCTTAATGCTCACGACCACTAACTTTGAGTCGCGTCCCAAAGTAAGGAACTTGTTGCCGATGGGTGTTTTCTGGAATTACACATTAGATATGATCAAACTGGCCCGGAAATGA